In one window of Oryza sativa Japonica Group chromosome 9, ASM3414082v1 DNA:
- the LOC4347066 gene encoding probable CCR4-associated factor 1 homolog 7 — MATPAAEKPDGVEIREVWEDNLEAEFAVIREIVDDFPYVAMDTEFPGVVCRPLGTFKSNADFNYATLKANVDMLKLIQLGLTFSNEHGGLPSLGPEGRPCVWQFNFRGFDPRTDVAAADSIDLLRRSGIDFTRHSADGADARRFAELLMSSGVVMNSEVRWVTFHSGYDFGYLLKLLTGTYLPDTITGFFDLIRIYFPVVYDIKHLMRFCNSLHGGLNKLAELLDVERVGICHQAGSDSLLTALSFKKLKEAYFNGLTEKYAGVLYGLGTEGGETSSAAH; from the coding sequence ATGGCGACGCCGGCCGCCGAGAAGCCCGACGGGGTGGAGATCCGCGAGGTGTGGGAGGACAACCTCGAGGCCGAGTTCGCGGTGATTCGGGAGATCGTTGACGACTTCCCGTACGTCGCGATGGACACGGAGTTCCCGGGCGTCGTCTGCAGGCCGCTCGGGACGTTCAAGTCCAACGCCGATTTCAACTACGCAACGCTCAAAGCCAACGTCGACATGCTGAAGCTTATCCAGCTTGGTTTAACCTTCTCGAATGAGCATGGTGGGCTCCCGTCGCTTGGCCCCGAGGGTCGACCTTGTGTTTGGCAGTTCAACTTTCGTGGCTTCGATCCCCGGACCGACGTCGCTGCTGCAGATTCCATTGACTTGCTCCGGCGCAGCGGTATTGACTTCACCCGTCACTCGGCTGACGGCGCTGATGCTCGCCGCTTCGCTGAGCTTCTCATGTCGTCGGGCGTTGTGATGAACTCTGAGGTTCGCTGGGTTACGTTCCATAGCGGATACGACTTTGGCTACTTGCTCAAGTTGCTCACCGGCACATACCTGCCAGACACGATAACCGGATTCTTCGACCTCATCAGGATATATTTCCCCGTCGTGTATGACATCAAGCACTTGATGCGGTTCTGCAACAGCCTCCATGGTGGGCTGAACAAGCTTGCCGAGCTGCTTGATGTTGAGCGCGTTGGAATTTGTCATCAGGCTGGTTCCGACTCGCTGTTGACCGCGCTGTCATTCAAAAAGCTCAAGGAAGCATACTTCAATGGGTTAACCGAGAAGTATGCCGGTGTGTTGTATGGTCTTGGCACAGAAGGTGGGGAGACCTCCTCTGCTGCTCACTAA